A region from the Streptomyces sp. 3214.6 genome encodes:
- a CDS encoding protein kinase domain-containing protein translates to MMAQQRAQGPSDPEATGGGMSDAPENWGNGGLVGDGRYRLTRRLGRGGMAEVFAAEDVRLGRTVAVKLLRADLAEDPVSKARFTREAQSVAGLNHHAIVAVYDSGEDFVGGQSVPYIVMEIVEGRTIRDLLLNAEAPGPEQALIIVSGVLEALAYSHQHGIVHRDIKPANVIITHNGAVKVMDFGIARALHGASTTMTQTGMVMGTPQYLSPEQALGKAVDHRSDLYATGCLLYELLALRPPFTGETPLSVVYQHVQDIPVPPSQTSDGECPPELDGLVMRSLAKDPDDRFQTAEEMRGLVQYGLQMLYDQGGHTGTWNTGPVGPVGAVGAHDGRGTPSGGFASTTVLPHGVDGSSTSQIPQPILPTGYGGGDDGGFENHGNRGSGRGKLWILAVLAVIAIAAGVALALNTKGDGSGGSETSKSPSSSPSAATSPSATPSDEPSETATDDSTDDSTGSNSDSDYSPPYTPSDKPTYSQSQSASSAPSPDPSETKPSEEPSTPVSTAPGADGGTSEGTTQGTTSGTDQGTTLGNLGN, encoded by the coding sequence CTGATGGCACAGCAGCGCGCTCAGGGCCCGTCCGACCCCGAGGCGACTGGCGGCGGTATGTCAGATGCGCCGGAGAACTGGGGCAACGGCGGGCTGGTTGGGGACGGCCGATACCGGCTGACCCGCAGACTCGGCCGGGGCGGCATGGCCGAGGTGTTCGCGGCCGAGGACGTGCGCCTCGGACGGACCGTCGCGGTCAAGCTGCTGCGCGCCGACCTCGCCGAGGACCCCGTGTCCAAGGCCCGCTTCACGCGCGAGGCCCAGTCGGTGGCCGGCCTCAACCACCATGCGATCGTCGCCGTGTACGACTCCGGTGAGGACTTCGTGGGCGGCCAGAGCGTGCCGTACATCGTGATGGAGATCGTCGAGGGGCGCACGATCCGCGACCTTCTCCTCAACGCCGAGGCGCCCGGCCCCGAGCAGGCACTGATCATCGTCTCCGGGGTCCTGGAGGCGCTCGCCTACTCGCACCAGCACGGCATCGTGCACCGCGACATCAAGCCGGCGAACGTCATCATCACGCACAACGGCGCGGTCAAGGTGATGGACTTCGGCATCGCGCGCGCCCTGCACGGCGCGTCCACGACGATGACGCAGACCGGCATGGTCATGGGCACCCCGCAGTACCTCTCGCCGGAGCAGGCGCTCGGCAAGGCCGTCGACCACCGCTCCGACCTGTACGCCACGGGCTGCCTGCTGTACGAACTCCTCGCGCTGCGGCCCCCGTTCACGGGCGAGACACCGTTGTCGGTGGTCTACCAGCATGTGCAGGACATCCCGGTGCCGCCGTCGCAGACCTCGGACGGGGAGTGCCCGCCGGAGCTCGACGGTCTCGTCATGCGCTCCCTGGCCAAGGACCCGGACGACCGGTTCCAGACGGCGGAGGAGATGCGCGGCCTCGTCCAGTACGGGCTGCAGATGCTGTACGACCAGGGCGGTCACACCGGCACCTGGAACACCGGCCCGGTCGGCCCGGTCGGCGCGGTCGGCGCGCACGATGGCCGCGGCACGCCCTCCGGCGGCTTCGCGAGCACGACCGTGCTGCCGCACGGCGTCGACGGCTCCAGCACCTCGCAGATCCCGCAGCCGATCCTGCCCACGGGCTACGGCGGCGGTGACGACGGCGGTTTCGAGAACCATGGCAACAGGGGCAGCGGCCGCGGCAAGCTGTGGATCCTGGCCGTCCTCGCGGTGATCGCCATCGCCGCGGGCGTCGCACTCGCCCTGAACACCAAGGGGGACGGCAGCGGCGGCAGCGAGACGTCGAAGTCGCCGTCCAGTTCGCCGTCGGCCGCGACCTCGCCCAGCGCGACGCCGAGCGACGAGCCGTCCGAGACGGCCACCGACGACAGCACGGACGACAGCACCGGTTCGAACTCCGACTCGGACTACTCGCCGCCGTACACGCCGTCGGACAAGCCGACGTACAGCCAGTCGCAGTCGGCCTCCTCGGCGCCGTCCCCCGACCCGTCGGAGACCAAGCCGTCCGAGGAGCCGAGCACCCCGGTGTCGACGGCCCCGGGAGCGGACGGCGGGACCAGCGAGGGCACGACGCAGGGCACCACCAGCGGCACCGACCAGGGGACCACTCTCGGGAACCTCGGTAACTGA
- a CDS encoding maleylpyruvate isomerase family mycothiol-dependent enzyme, producing the protein MSLHPTLQPYADAWTHSIEAISELVQPLVEADWNRRTPCPGWSVRDIVSHVIGLDCEMYGDPRPIHTLPRDLFHVTNDFQRYMEMQVDVRRHHTAPEMTSELEYTVIRRNRQLRNESRQPDTVVRGPLGTELTLEESMRGHAFNVWVHEQDLRAALGRPGNLDSPGAHIARDELLAALPAVVAEKADAPRSSAVVFDVHGPIEFLRTIRVDIQGRGTLETAPALGPAAAFTLDWETYVRLACGRVTPEAVSDRVKAEGEPELTAAILRNFAVTR; encoded by the coding sequence GTGAGTCTGCATCCCACCCTCCAGCCCTACGCCGACGCCTGGACCCACTCCATCGAAGCGATATCCGAGCTGGTGCAGCCGCTGGTGGAGGCGGACTGGAACCGCAGGACGCCCTGCCCGGGCTGGTCGGTGCGCGACATCGTCTCGCACGTCATCGGCCTGGACTGCGAGATGTACGGCGACCCGCGCCCCATCCACACCCTCCCGCGCGACCTGTTCCACGTCACCAACGACTTCCAGCGCTACATGGAGATGCAGGTCGACGTCCGCCGCCACCACACGGCGCCGGAGATGACGTCCGAGCTGGAGTACACGGTGATCCGGCGCAACCGGCAGCTGCGCAACGAGTCACGGCAGCCCGACACGGTGGTGCGCGGCCCGCTCGGCACCGAACTCACCCTGGAGGAGTCGATGCGCGGCCACGCGTTCAACGTGTGGGTGCACGAGCAGGACCTGCGCGCCGCCCTCGGCCGCCCCGGCAACCTCGACTCCCCCGGCGCGCACATCGCCCGTGACGAGCTGCTCGCCGCCCTCCCTGCGGTCGTCGCCGAGAAGGCCGACGCACCGCGCAGCTCGGCGGTCGTCTTCGACGTGCACGGCCCGATCGAGTTCCTGCGCACGATCCGCGTCGACATCCAGGGCCGCGGCACCCTGGAGACGGCGCCCGCGCTCGGCCCGGCCGCCGCCTTCACCCTCGACTGGGAGACGTATGTGCGGCTGGCCTGCGGTCGGGTGACGCCGGAGGCGGTCTCGGACCGGGTGAAGGCGGAGGGCGAGCCGGAGCTGACGGCGGCGATCCTGCGGAACTTCGCGGTGACCAGGTAG
- a CDS encoding alpha-ketoacid dehydrogenase subunit beta, translated as MTETATAKAAASKNLALAKAINESLRHALEADPKVLIMGEDVGKLGGVFRVTDGLQKDFGESRVIDTPLAESGIVGTAIGLALRGYRPVVEIQFDGFVFPAYDQIVTQLAKMHARSLGKVKLPVVVRIPYGGGIGAVEHHSESPEALFAHVSGLKIVSPSNASDAYWMMQQAIQSDDPVIFFEPKRRYWDKAEVNTEAIPGPLHKARVVREGADLTLVAYGPMVKLCQEVADAAAEEGKNLEVLDLRSVSPLDFDSIQTSVEKTRRLVVVHEAPVFFGSGAEIAARITERCFYHLEAPVLRVGGYHAPYPPARLEEEYLPGLDRVLDAVDRALAY; from the coding sequence ATGACCGAGACCGCGACAGCCAAGGCTGCGGCTTCGAAGAACCTGGCCCTGGCCAAGGCGATCAACGAGTCGCTGCGGCACGCCCTGGAGGCCGACCCCAAGGTCCTGATCATGGGCGAGGACGTCGGCAAGCTCGGCGGCGTCTTCCGGGTGACGGACGGGCTGCAGAAGGACTTCGGCGAGAGCCGCGTCATCGACACCCCGCTCGCCGAGTCCGGCATCGTCGGCACCGCGATCGGCCTGGCCCTGCGCGGCTACCGGCCGGTCGTGGAGATCCAGTTCGACGGCTTCGTCTTCCCGGCCTACGACCAGATCGTCACGCAGCTCGCGAAGATGCACGCGCGTTCGCTCGGCAAGGTCAAGCTCCCGGTCGTCGTCCGCATCCCCTACGGCGGCGGCATCGGCGCGGTCGAGCACCACTCGGAGTCGCCGGAAGCCCTCTTCGCGCATGTGTCGGGCCTGAAGATCGTCTCCCCGTCGAACGCGTCCGACGCGTACTGGATGATGCAGCAGGCCATCCAGAGCGACGACCCGGTGATCTTCTTCGAGCCCAAGCGGCGCTACTGGGACAAGGCCGAGGTCAACACCGAGGCGATCCCCGGCCCTCTGCACAAGGCCAGGGTCGTCCGTGAGGGCGCCGACCTCACCCTCGTCGCCTACGGCCCGATGGTGAAGCTCTGCCAGGAGGTCGCCGACGCGGCCGCCGAGGAGGGCAAGAACCTGGAGGTCCTGGACCTGCGCTCGGTGTCCCCGCTGGACTTCGACTCGATCCAGACGTCCGTGGAGAAGACACGCCGTCTGGTCGTCGTCCACGAGGCGCCGGTGTTCTTCGGCTCGGGCGCGGAGATCGCCGCCCGGATCACCGAGCGCTGCTTCTACCACCTGGAGGCACCGGTCCTCAGGGTCGGCGGCTATCACGCCCCGTACCCGCCGGCGCGCCTGGAGGAGGAGTACCTGCCTGGTCTGGACCGGGTGCTCGACGCCGTCGACCGTGCCCTGGCGTACTGA
- the pdhA gene encoding pyruvate dehydrogenase (acetyl-transferring) E1 component subunit alpha: MTVESTAARKPRRSAGGKAGATGTERTTRTTRTTGTTARKSAEPELVQLLTPEGKRVKNSRNAEYAKYVADITPEDLRGLYRDMVLTRRFDAEATALQRQGELGLWASLLGQEAAQIGSGRATREDDYVFPTYREHGVAWCRGVDPTNLLGMFRGVNNGGWDPNSNNFHLYTIVIGSQTLHATGYAMGIAKDGADSAVIAYFGDGASSQGDVAESFTFSAVYNAPVVFFCQNNQWAISEPTEKQTRVPLYQRAQGYGFPGVRVDGNDVLACLAVTKWALERARDGEGPTLVEAYTYRMGAHTTSDDPTKYRADEEREAWEAKDPILRLRRHLEASNHTDEGFFAELEAESEALGRRVREAVRAMPDPDHFAIFENVYADGHALVDEERAQFAAYQASFADEDGGK; this comes from the coding sequence GTGACCGTGGAGAGCACTGCCGCGCGCAAGCCGCGACGCAGCGCCGGAGGCAAGGCCGGCGCCACCGGCACCGAGCGCACCACCCGCACCACACGCACCACAGGCACCACCGCGAGGAAGAGCGCCGAGCCCGAGCTCGTGCAGCTGCTGACGCCGGAGGGCAAGCGGGTCAAGAACAGCAGGAACGCGGAGTACGCCAAGTACGTCGCCGACATCACCCCCGAAGACCTTCGCGGCCTCTACCGCGACATGGTGCTCACCCGCCGCTTCGACGCCGAGGCCACCGCCCTGCAGCGCCAGGGCGAACTGGGCCTGTGGGCCTCACTGCTCGGCCAGGAGGCCGCCCAGATCGGCTCCGGCCGCGCCACCCGCGAGGACGACTACGTCTTCCCTACCTACCGTGAGCACGGCGTCGCCTGGTGTCGTGGGGTCGACCCGACCAACCTGCTCGGCATGTTCCGTGGCGTGAACAACGGCGGCTGGGACCCCAACAGCAACAACTTCCACCTCTACACGATCGTCATCGGCTCCCAGACGCTGCACGCGACCGGCTACGCGATGGGCATCGCCAAGGACGGCGCGGACAGCGCGGTCATCGCCTACTTCGGCGACGGCGCGAGCAGCCAGGGCGACGTGGCCGAATCGTTCACCTTCTCCGCGGTGTACAACGCGCCCGTCGTGTTCTTCTGCCAGAACAACCAGTGGGCGATCTCCGAGCCCACCGAGAAGCAGACCCGGGTGCCGCTCTACCAGCGCGCGCAGGGCTACGGCTTCCCGGGCGTCCGCGTCGACGGCAACGACGTCCTGGCCTGCCTCGCGGTCACCAAGTGGGCGCTGGAGCGGGCCCGCGACGGCGAGGGCCCCACCCTCGTCGAGGCGTACACGTACCGCATGGGCGCGCACACCACCTCCGACGATCCGACGAAGTACCGCGCCGACGAGGAGCGGGAGGCATGGGAGGCGAAGGACCCGATCCTGCGCCTTCGCCGCCACCTGGAGGCCTCAAACCACACGGACGAGGGATTCTTCGCGGAACTCGAAGCGGAGAGCGAGGCGTTGGGCAGGCGAGTGCGCGAAGCGGTCCGCGCCATGCCGGACCCGGACCACTTCGCCATCTTCGAGAACGTGTACGCCGACGGGCATGCGCTCGTCGACGAGGAGCGGGCCCAGTTCGCCGCCTACCAGGCGTCGTTCGCGGACGAAGACGGGGGTAAGTGA
- a CDS encoding protein kinase domain-containing protein: MSQDGAQGRYAGRALAAGRYQLRDLLGEGGMASVHLAYDAVLDRQVAVKTLHTELGREQAFRERFRREAQAVAKLTHTNIVSVFDTGEDEVEGLTTPYIVMEYIEGRPLGSVLDEDVRQQGAMPADKALKITADVLAALEISHEMGLVHRDIKPGNVMMTKRGVVKVMDFGIARAMQSGVTSMTQTGMVVGTPQYLSPEQALGRGVDARSDLYSVGIMLFQLVTGRLPFEADSPLAIAYAHVQEEPVAPSSINRALPPAVDALITRALKKNPNERFPTAVAMRDECLRVAASFQPAPPSIVPGAPTSSGAGVGSAVFPPVGQGTPAPQAGVQTPYQPAPTPNPYGAPTPSPSYGYPQQGGYQTPAPAYGHQQAPHTPPAYNLAPQPSTTASSGGGSRKNNRTVLIGSAVVAVVAVGGLITSLMLSGGSSDDSKGGTTSASPSATKAANYRGPDTSKTIESTACSEPEESYNDPAKIRVPNFKFKYIGSVKACFQAAGWPYKITKVDENTYGDGAVMDQFPSAGTDVDPKSMPEIELKVSSGNPAS, encoded by the coding sequence ATGAGCCAGGACGGCGCGCAGGGCCGGTACGCGGGACGGGCGCTCGCCGCGGGCCGCTATCAGCTGCGCGACTTGCTCGGCGAGGGCGGCATGGCCTCGGTGCACCTCGCCTACGACGCCGTGCTCGACCGTCAGGTCGCGGTGAAGACCCTGCACACCGAACTGGGCCGTGAGCAGGCCTTCCGTGAGCGCTTCCGCCGCGAGGCCCAGGCCGTGGCCAAACTCACGCACACCAACATCGTCTCCGTCTTCGACACCGGCGAGGACGAGGTCGAGGGGCTGACGACGCCGTACATCGTCATGGAGTACATCGAGGGCCGCCCGCTCGGCTCCGTGCTCGACGAGGACGTGCGGCAGCAGGGCGCGATGCCCGCCGACAAGGCGCTGAAGATCACCGCGGACGTGCTGGCGGCGCTGGAGATCAGCCACGAGATGGGGCTCGTCCACCGCGACATCAAGCCCGGCAACGTGATGATGACCAAGCGCGGCGTCGTCAAGGTGATGGACTTCGGCATCGCGCGCGCCATGCAGTCCGGCGTCACCTCGATGACCCAGACCGGCATGGTCGTCGGCACCCCGCAGTACCTCTCGCCCGAACAGGCCCTGGGGCGTGGGGTGGACGCCCGGTCCGACCTCTACTCGGTCGGCATCATGCTGTTCCAACTCGTCACCGGGCGGCTGCCGTTCGAGGCGGATTCACCGCTTGCGATCGCGTACGCGCATGTGCAGGAGGAGCCGGTGGCACCCTCCTCGATCAACCGGGCGCTGCCCCCGGCCGTGGACGCGCTGATCACCCGCGCGCTGAAGAAGAACCCGAACGAGCGCTTCCCGACCGCCGTCGCCATGCGCGACGAGTGCCTGCGCGTCGCCGCCTCCTTCCAGCCGGCCCCGCCGAGCATCGTCCCGGGCGCGCCGACGTCGAGCGGCGCGGGCGTCGGCTCCGCGGTGTTCCCGCCGGTCGGCCAGGGCACCCCGGCGCCCCAGGCGGGCGTCCAGACGCCCTACCAGCCGGCCCCGACTCCGAACCCGTACGGCGCCCCGACGCCGTCCCCGTCCTACGGTTACCCGCAGCAGGGCGGCTACCAGACGCCCGCTCCGGCGTACGGCCACCAGCAGGCGCCGCACACCCCGCCCGCGTACAACCTCGCCCCGCAGCCGTCGACCACGGCGTCCTCGGGCGGCGGCAGCCGCAAGAACAACAGGACGGTGCTCATCGGCTCGGCCGTCGTCGCCGTGGTGGCGGTCGGCGGTCTCATCACCAGCCTCATGCTGAGCGGCGGCAGTTCCGACGACTCCAAGGGCGGCACGACCAGCGCCTCGCCGTCGGCGACGAAGGCGGCCAACTACCGCGGGCCGGACACCTCCAAGACGATCGAGTCGACCGCGTGCTCCGAGCCGGAGGAGTCGTACAACGACCCCGCCAAAATCCGGGTGCCGAACTTCAAGTTCAAGTACATCGGCTCGGTCAAGGCGTGTTTCCAGGCCGCCGGCTGGCCGTACAAAATCACGAAGGTGGACGAGAACACCTACGGCGACGGGGCGGTCATGGACCAGTTCCCCTCCGCCGGAACGGACGTCGACCCGAAGAGCATGCCCGAGATCGAACTCAAGGTCTCCTCGGGCAACCCGGCGTCGTGA
- a CDS encoding dihydrolipoamide acetyltransferase family protein translates to MTTMTEASVREFKMPDVGEGLTEAEILKWYVQPGDTVTDGQVVCEVETAKAAVELPIPYDGVVRELHFPEGTTVDVGTSIIAVDVAGGAGRAGDAPVAPVAEVPAQAPAQAPAAPQKQPGTATPDAGKAQAAKPAGAGRQPVLVGYGVAASSTKRRPRKGPDIAVPQVADPIQTELNGHGSGPALKDRPLAKPPVRKLAKDLGVDLATVVPSGPDGIITREDVHAAAAPTAAPTAAPTAAPAAEPQAPAPQAPVTAPAPTAVPVPSYDAARETRIAVKGVRKATALAMVGSAFTAPHVTEFVTIDVTRTLKLVEELKQDKDLQGLRVNPLLLIARALLVAIKRNPEINASWDEAAQEIVVKHYVNLGIAAATPRGLLVPNIKDAHAKTLPQLAESLGELVSTAREGKTSPAAMQGGTVTITNVGVFGVDTGTPILNPGESAILAVGAIRLQPWVHKGKVKPRQVTTLALSFDHRLVDGELGSKVLADVAAILEQPKKLITWG, encoded by the coding sequence GTGACGACGATGACGGAAGCGTCCGTACGCGAGTTCAAGATGCCCGACGTGGGTGAGGGGCTCACCGAGGCCGAGATCCTCAAGTGGTACGTCCAGCCCGGCGACACGGTGACGGACGGCCAGGTGGTGTGCGAGGTCGAGACGGCCAAGGCCGCCGTCGAACTGCCCATCCCCTACGACGGGGTGGTCCGCGAACTGCACTTCCCCGAGGGCACCACGGTCGACGTGGGCACGTCGATCATCGCGGTGGACGTGGCCGGCGGGGCGGGCAGGGCGGGCGACGCCCCGGTCGCCCCGGTCGCCGAGGTGCCGGCGCAGGCTCCCGCGCAGGCGCCGGCCGCCCCGCAGAAGCAGCCCGGGACGGCGACGCCGGATGCGGGGAAGGCCCAGGCGGCGAAGCCGGCGGGTGCGGGCCGCCAGCCGGTTCTCGTCGGGTACGGCGTGGCCGCCTCCTCCACGAAGCGCCGGCCGCGCAAGGGCCCGGACATCGCGGTGCCGCAGGTCGCGGACCCGATCCAGACCGAGCTCAACGGCCACGGCAGCGGGCCGGCCCTGAAGGACCGCCCGCTGGCCAAGCCGCCGGTGCGCAAGCTGGCCAAGGACCTGGGCGTCGACCTCGCCACGGTGGTCCCGTCCGGCCCGGACGGCATCATCACCCGCGAGGACGTCCACGCGGCGGCGGCCCCGACAGCGGCTCCGACGGCGGCTCCGACGGCGGCTCCGGCAGCCGAGCCGCAGGCACCGGCGCCGCAGGCCCCGGTCACGGCCCCCGCGCCCACGGCAGTCCCCGTACCGTCGTACGACGCGGCCCGGGAGACGCGTATCGCGGTCAAGGGTGTCCGTAAGGCGACGGCGCTGGCGATGGTCGGCTCGGCGTTCACCGCGCCGCACGTCACGGAGTTCGTGACGATCGACGTGACGCGCACGCTGAAGCTCGTCGAGGAGCTCAAGCAGGACAAGGACCTGCAGGGACTCAGGGTGAACCCGCTGCTCCTCATCGCCAGGGCGCTGCTGGTCGCCATCAAGCGCAACCCGGAGATCAACGCGTCGTGGGACGAGGCGGCGCAGGAGATCGTCGTCAAGCACTACGTCAACCTGGGCATCGCGGCCGCGACCCCGAGGGGCCTGCTGGTCCCGAACATCAAGGACGCCCACGCCAAGACGCTGCCGCAGCTGGCGGAGTCCCTGGGCGAGCTGGTCTCGACGGCGAGGGAGGGCAAGACGTCCCCAGCCGCCATGCAAGGCGGCACGGTGACCATCACCAACGTCGGCGTCTTCGGCGTCGACACCGGCACCCCGATCCTGAACCCGGGCGAGTCCGCGATCCTCGCGGTCGGCGCGATCAGGCTCCAGCCGTGGGTCCACAAGGGCAAGGTGAAGCCCCGTCAGGTGACGACGCTGGCCCTGAGCTTCGACCACCGGCTGGTCGACGGGGAACTGGGCTCGAAGGTACTGGCGGACGTGGCGGCCATCCTGGAACAGCCCAAAAAGCTGATCACCTGGGGGTAG
- a CDS encoding MFS transporter, with the protein MAVWGIGVSVYFVAVIFRTSLGVAGLDAADRFHVNASALSTFSILQLLVYAGMQIPVGLLVDRLGTKKVLTIGVVLFTAGQLGFAFSPSYGTALASRALLGCGDAMTFISVLRLGSRWFPARRGPMVAQLAGLAGMAGNLVSTLVLARLLHGIGWTAAFAGSALAGVVVLVLLLLFLKDHPEGHEPEPFPHRGAAYVRRQIVESWREPGTRLGLWVHFTTQFPAMVFLLLWGLPFLVQAQGLSRATAGELLTLVVLSNMLVGLVYGQIVARHHEARLPLALGTVGATALTWATTLAYPGERAPTWLLVTLCAVLGACGPASMLGFDFARPANPPERQGTASGITNMGGFVASMTTLFTIGVLLDATGDDYTIAFSCVFVLQALGISQILRLRKRAARRERERLVASRVETVHVPV; encoded by the coding sequence ATGGCCGTCTGGGGGATCGGCGTCTCCGTCTACTTCGTCGCGGTCATCTTCCGTACGTCGCTGGGGGTGGCCGGCCTCGATGCCGCCGACCGCTTCCACGTGAACGCCTCGGCGCTGTCCACGTTCTCGATCCTCCAGCTCCTGGTCTACGCGGGCATGCAGATACCCGTGGGCCTGCTGGTCGACCGGCTCGGTACCAAGAAGGTGCTGACCATCGGCGTCGTGCTGTTCACCGCCGGCCAGCTCGGCTTCGCCTTCTCCCCGTCCTACGGCACCGCCCTCGCCTCCCGCGCGCTGCTCGGCTGCGGCGACGCGATGACGTTCATCAGCGTGCTGCGGCTGGGCAGCAGGTGGTTCCCGGCGCGCCGCGGACCGATGGTCGCCCAGCTGGCCGGTCTGGCGGGCATGGCGGGCAACCTGGTCTCCACGCTCGTCCTGGCCCGCCTCCTGCACGGCATCGGCTGGACGGCCGCCTTCGCGGGCAGCGCGCTGGCGGGAGTCGTCGTCCTGGTCCTCCTGCTGCTCTTCCTGAAGGACCACCCAGAGGGCCACGAGCCCGAGCCGTTCCCGCACCGGGGCGCGGCGTACGTCCGCCGTCAGATCGTCGAGTCCTGGCGTGAGCCGGGGACCCGGCTGGGGCTGTGGGTGCACTTCACCACCCAGTTCCCGGCGATGGTGTTCCTGCTCCTGTGGGGCCTGCCGTTCCTGGTGCAGGCACAGGGCCTGTCCCGGGCGACGGCCGGTGAACTCCTCACCCTGGTGGTGCTGTCCAACATGCTCGTGGGCCTGGTCTACGGCCAGATCGTCGCCCGCCACCACGAGGCGCGGCTGCCGCTGGCCCTGGGCACGGTGGGCGCGACGGCCCTGACGTGGGCGACGACGCTGGCCTACCCGGGCGAACGGGCGCCGACGTGGCTCCTGGTGACGCTCTGCGCGGTCCTCGGCGCATGCGGCCCCGCCTCCATGCTCGGCTTCGACTTCGCCCGCCCGGCCAACCCGCCCGAGCGTCAGGGCACGGCCTCCGGCATCACGAACATGGGTGGTTTCGTGGCGTCGATGACGACGCTCTTCACGATCGGCGTGCTCCTGGACGCGACCGGCGACGACTACACGATCGCCTTCTCCTGCGTCTTCGTCCTCCAGGCCCTCGGCATCAGCCAGATCCTGCGCCTGCGCAAGCGAGCGGCCCGCCGGGAACGCGAACGCCTGGTGGCCAGCCGCGTGGAGACGGTGCACGTGCCCGTATAG
- a CDS encoding D-alanyl-D-alanine carboxypeptidase family protein: protein MITAIKGVRVRRAAAVAVTAAAVLATGALTAAPAQAVATPTIAAKTGFVMNNANGAALYNKGMDTKLSTGSTTKIMTANVVLSQTNLNLNATVVIQKAYSDYIVANSASSARLIVGDKVTVRQLLYGLMLPSGCDAAYALADKFGTGTTRAARVKNFIAKMNSKAKTLGMTNTHFDSFDGIGNGSNYSTAKDLTKLASNSLKSANFRAVVKTKSYTAKTITKTGSTRTMAAWTNTNTLLSSYSGTIGVKTGSGPEAKYCLVFAATRNGKTVVGTVLASTNATVRAADATKLLNYGFARLG, encoded by the coding sequence TTGATAACCGCTATCAAGGGCGTCCGAGTCCGCAGGGCCGCAGCCGTTGCTGTCACCGCCGCCGCAGTGCTCGCGACCGGAGCCCTCACCGCGGCACCTGCGCAAGCCGTCGCGACGCCCACGATCGCCGCCAAGACCGGCTTCGTGATGAACAACGCGAACGGCGCAGCGCTCTACAACAAGGGCATGGACACCAAGCTGTCCACCGGCTCCACGACGAAGATCATGACGGCGAACGTCGTGCTGTCGCAGACGAACCTCAACCTGAACGCCACCGTCGTCATCCAGAAGGCGTACAGCGACTACATCGTGGCGAACAGCGCGTCGTCCGCCCGGCTGATCGTCGGTGACAAGGTGACTGTCCGTCAGCTGCTCTACGGGCTGATGCTGCCGTCCGGCTGCGACGCCGCGTACGCGCTGGCCGACAAGTTCGGCACGGGCACGACGCGCGCCGCCCGCGTCAAGAACTTCATCGCCAAGATGAACAGCAAGGCGAAGACGCTCGGCATGACGAACACGCACTTCGACTCGTTCGACGGCATCGGCAACGGGTCGAACTACTCGACGGCCAAGGACCTGACGAAGCTCGCCAGCAACTCGCTGAAGAGCGCGAACTTCCGCGCGGTCGTCAAGACGAAGTCCTACACCGCCAAGACCATCACCAAGACCGGCTCCACCCGCACCATGGCGGCCTGGACCAACACCAACACGCTGCTGAGCAGCTACAGCGGCACCATCGGCGTGAAGACGGGCTCCGGCCCCGAGGCGAAGTACTGCCTCGTCTTCGCCGCCACCCGTAACGGCAAGACCGTCGTGGGCACGGTGCTGGCCTCCACCAACGCGACGGTGCGCGCCGCCGACGCGACGAAGCTGCTGAACTACGGCTTCGCCAGGCTCGGCTGA
- a CDS encoding GntR family transcriptional regulator, producing the protein MPSSAPPAPVTTPTPTPAPTPAPTPAPVKQPPAADRVYAHVKQGVLDRRYEGGTLLTEGELAEAVGVSRTPVREALLRLEVEGLIKLYPKKGALVLPVSAQEIADVVETRLLVEEHAARKAVPAPAALIERLEELLAKQKEQAAAGDLAGAAVTDRCFHAEIVRNGGNEILSRLYDQLRDRQLRMGVAIMHSHPDRIAKTLTEHEEILQALRSGDAEGAVRIVHRHVDWFSHLARGEVR; encoded by the coding sequence ATGCCGTCGTCCGCCCCGCCCGCCCCCGTTACGACCCCCACTCCGACGCCCGCTCCGACGCCCGCTCCGACGCCCGCTCCCGTCAAGCAGCCGCCCGCCGCCGACCGCGTGTACGCCCACGTCAAGCAGGGTGTCCTGGACCGCCGCTACGAGGGCGGCACCCTCCTCACCGAGGGCGAGCTGGCCGAGGCCGTGGGGGTCTCGCGCACACCGGTGCGGGAGGCGCTGCTGCGCCTGGAGGTGGAGGGGCTGATCAAGCTCTACCCGAAGAAGGGCGCCCTGGTCCTGCCGGTCTCCGCGCAGGAGATCGCGGACGTCGTGGAGACCCGCCTGTTGGTCGAGGAGCACGCGGCGCGCAAGGCCGTCCCCGCGCCGGCCGCTCTCATCGAACGCCTGGAAGAGCTGCTGGCGAAGCAGAAGGAGCAGGCCGCGGCGGGCGACCTGGCCGGGGCCGCGGTGACGGACCGCTGTTTCCACGCGGAGATAGTCCGCAACGGCGGCAACGAGATCCTGTCCCGGCTCTACGACCAACTCCGCGACCGGCAGCTGCGGATGGGCGTCGCCATCATGCACTCGCACCCCGACCGGATCGCCAAGACGCTCACCGAGCACGAGGAGATCCTCCAGGCGCTGCGCTCCGGCGACGCGGAGGGCGCCGTCAGGATCGTGCACCGGCACGTCGACTGGTTCTCCCACCTGGCCCGCGGGGAGGTCCGATGA